In Sesamum indicum cultivar Zhongzhi No. 13 linkage group LG8, S_indicum_v1.0, whole genome shotgun sequence, the sequence ATATGTATTACGAATGAAAGATTGCAATGATTGGCTTACCCATGGAGGAGATAGGACAGGTTTACAAGCTGGGAGATTTTGTTGAGTAAACTGGTATATGACTGCAAAATAACAAGAATCATCACTAATCAAACCATATTACCAACTTGTACCTGATAAATCACCAGCTGTACGTGATATTCTAAACCAAGAACCATTATTCCCCATTTACAGACTTCTGTATGATATAAATGGTGCCAATCCCAATCACTCCACATCAAACATGTGCTGAACAAACAATATTGAGAATagatatgtataaatatataaattgggGGAGAAGGGTGGGTTTGAGCACAGTATCGagaaaaaacttgcttttcgAGCGGCCCTGCCGGAGCGGCACTGAATCGGTCTCGATTCCAGCACGTACAGACGAGCTTCTTCCATCCATCTCCATTAAATCCAAATTCTCAGTAACTAGAATAACCACAGAGTTGGTTGAACCCGAAAACCCATGAAAAAACTGAAATTCTTACTGAGGCCAAGTACCTGCACCAACAAAGACAGAGCAAAGTCATCCCTGAAAAGATCCCGCATAATTACCGACACACAAAAGGTCAagaaatcaacaaaagatCGGGAAGCACCTTAGGTTATGAGGAAATATAGCTGTTAAGATCTGAAGAGAAGATTAAAGAGTAATCCAAGTCTTGGAGTTGGGAACAGAGCAGAGGGAAGATTCGGAGGTGATCGAGCGATCGCAGAAAGACGGAATTCTCATGTCCATCCGAGGTTATACCACCGCCGCAGGAAAAGGCGGGATCATATTCTCGTCCACTGTGGAAACGTCAATGCGACTTCCTATTGAGAGTAAAAATTAGCGATCTTTCATAAAAAGAAGTTATTTGTCCCCTTTTTtgtctactatatatattctttttttaaaaagaaagaataacaaCTACTAATAATCTACTCATCATTCttcattatttacaaatataaatctaaattattaactGATTAGGACATATAAGTAGTGTcttctaataatttcaaaaatgagattgaatctggattcaattttattttaaaagtaaaaatttattattaactctATGTAATGTACGTTTGCAAGCTGAAAATTGCATGTTTTTTAAAGCATCTTGGtatgtatttttcttaatgaTTTATGCtaaaaacattatatataccACATGAATTActgaaaattttttgtaagtttagGCGACTTATACAACATGTACTTCAAGTTATTATTGCAAACGACTATTCGACTTATCAAACCTATGTACACCATTGCCAAAACTGTAGTGGAAGAATTATCATTATCCAATAGAATCTtgcataatgtttggattcgttttctgagtgttttgttgtgttttgtggaaatagagagagaaaaacaaagataaataagtgtgtgttagagatagtatgtatgtttggatttatttttggagataatttaaaataagtattatatatttaatgttgtgttttgggagacaaaaattactattcattgtcaaatcatgtctttggagataatttaaaataagtattatatgtttaatgttgtattttgggagacaaaaattactattcattgtcaaatatatatttaatattgtgttttgggagacaaaaattactattcattgtcaaatcatgtctttggagataatttaaaataagtattatatgtttaatgttgtattttgggagacaaaaattactattcattgtcaaatcattctttttttatatatgtttatgtatatatgtgtgtatatatatataaatatttttatgctaaaacagtttaaaacacctaaataaggtatttttgaatgatgacaaacattgggtatgttttgacttgtttcagaaataagttgaaaatgaaaacaaacatagtattGGTTTCTTCCACGAACGGCCTCCTAAATCGGAGTGTAATTTTTCTtgcaaattgtattttatcttttacttCATTCGCCAAATGTATAAAGATAATATCATACAtcttatttacaaaaatattctatAGACGAAGCATGTGTAtgctaaataaaataaaaaaatctatacaCATGACATGTGTATgttaaataaaagagaaaatggaacaaaATTTAGAAGAGAAAATCCCATCCGTTCCTAAACAAGGCAATCTTGTTGTAGTTATTGTGCCACATGTTCAAAACTATTTCCTCTTCAACTTTCCATGACAGATTAGCATCTACTACAAATACAGCAGCAATTGGGTATCTCCCTAAGTTACAACGTTTTCAAAAACTCAGTGGCTATACTTTTCccctttcctttttcctaaTTGGCTGGGTACCAGAGTTGCAGAGTTATGTGAAATTACCAACTACCTCTGTTGTTAAATTATAACAGCAATTTACAGCAATTGATACTGAAATCTATATCCCTATACTTAAGTTACTGCAAAACAAGACACTTCCTCCTGTTTCAGGCTCAAGCACCAATCAAAACTGATGGCTGATTTGATCAGTCGGTCCACCAATGATTTTCCCAAACATTCTTTCAGCTGAAGGCCCCATCTCATGGACAAATTTGACGGATTCCGAAAGTCGATTGAGCAGATTTACCAGAGCAATTACTTCATTTCTTTGTAGTTGCAGCTGAAAACACGTAATATCAGTCAGTCTCAAAACCATAGGTGAGGTGTAAGTAGTAATATAGAATAGCAATCGCTGAGAAAGATTGGCGTTGAGAACTTACATGCTGACCAGATTGATCCTGGCCATTCTCAGAGAAAAGAATCTTCAATGCAGTCCCAAGTCCAAGAATCTGAAGCTTTCCCCACAAACGGCACTTCTCACATCCAATGCAATCCATCACTGCACTGCAATTTTAACAAGACGACAAAGGATATGTCACTACTGGAGAAAACATTATGCAGAGTGGAGGGAAGTTCAGATCTTCCTGTTCTGTGCCCCACAATAAGAAATTTGCAAACTTTTACCAtcagaaaacaaatttatcCATGTAATACCCCTTGTTTGTTCCACCTCATTAATTActagagaaaaatgcaagatTAAAAAGAATCACTCCTGAAAGTGTTAAGCAGGATAGAGATCCTAGGGTTAAACTAACAATAAGAAAGCagtagaagaagaaattagcCATTTTACAACAGAATAAATACACAACCTTATATTTCTGAATTGTATTTGTGTCTGCTTCATTAGTTCTGGTCCACTTTGGCCTTTCCACATTTTGGCTTCATCAAATGGTTTTGGGCATGCAGTTTGTAGTTTGTGATCGTAGAGTAACTTCTTCATCAAAAGCTGTGTATTCAGGTCCTCCACAGGGTTACCAGTATCATAGTCAGCTTGTTCCAAGTAATCCGCAGCCTATGAAGTCACCAAAAAAGGCATatgtaattgaaaaataatcaacACAACCAACAAGCAAACTAGAAAGACAGCCACTCACTTTTGTCACCGATCGaaggacaaaaagaaaagtgaagtATAAGTTTCTGACACGATCTGGATATTTCAAGACCCGATCATACAATAGAGACAGCTTCTGGCCCCACTGCAGCAGGAACAAAAGGATATTTGTTAAGTAGGGTCATATTAAAGACAATTACAGACATGGCCATGGAAAGTTGCTGTGATTAATCAAGTAATTCACCCACAGCCAGATCTGACGCAAGCTTTTCAGAATCTAATACAGGAATCAGATCACCTCATCTGATAGGAAACAGCAATCTATCCAAGGTAACTTTTCCATATGATATAGGAGTAATAAgagacaaaaacaaattaagcAACTAAACATTTTACATTCCTAAACATATTACTGTGTATCAGAGATATATGTTTACACCACGGCAAGCATTTCGCCAAGGCATCATATAATACAAAAGACCAACATAAACACTGTATGGAATTGAGACTgtaccatgtttgttttttcatcAAGCAGGTATTCAGCAGCGATGTGAACTGAGATGGAGGAGTGAAGACCAGATATCAACTTGTACAATATTCTTCTCTCTTGGCACTCTCCAGATGGATCTACTGAGCATGTCAATGATCAAATATCCGGAAAACAAAGCCAGCAAtttgtaaaaggaaaaaagccGAACCACAAACAACTTCAGCAATAGATGAAGGCTACCCCTCCGTCATAATATCAGATCTTGAAAATTAACTCCAATTTCCAGGGATGTTAATACTGAAATAAAATTGACTTACACTTCTGGCAATTCTCCAAGTAAATGGCATCCCATATTCTTCTAGCAGATGGACCACTGTAGCCAGTGTAGCGTTCAGGATTTAGTTGCAGATTTACATATGTCATTTCAGCTGCAAAGAATACATTTGACtaaatgatttataattgGCCATTTGAACATTAAAACCTAACCCAGTGAGAAAACATGAAGATTTGGTCCAGCCTAACTGGCCAATTAGGAACCAGGGGATCAAGCAGGTAAGTGGAGCAGAttggaataaagaataatCCCAAAAGCAGTAAGAGATAACATTTTCcaagttttagaaaaaaaatgagtagctttaaatctaatttactGCAGGAGGAAAAACTCTACAACACCGAATATGGAAAAAGTTAGGTTTAAAGGAGTCAATAGATACCATTATCCGTCTCGTCATCATTTGTCCATGGGTTGTCTACTTCCATCCAGCCTTTGAAAGCTTTAACATCTATAGTACGATCTACAGTAGCCTCTGGCTTTCCCTCTTGACAAACTAGATCATCTGATGAGAGAACACTGCCTGAAGATTTCCTAAATGTTTCAGGAAACTCATTCTCCGGACATTCACAGACACTGCAGTCCCGCAAACGGCACATACCATCATCAGGCCAGAAAGGGCAATCACACCACAACTTGACCTGTTAATAGATACTTATCAGGCACCAGAAGAGAATACGGCTGTAACATAGAATTATGGGCCtaaaacacaaagaaaaaaatcatatttctctCCTCAAGTTTGGCAAGAGAATCCTAGGATAGTAGCAGCAGAATTTATGAATTGCCACTTTTAAGgcatcataataattaaacgGACGATTACTGCAACAGGAACTGTCAAAACATTTAGatcaataatcacaattgAGAGTAAGCGACTGACCAAATTAATCTATAGCAATCTAAGAGCtcatatttaatcatattctGCACGGCAAATTACTGAAGATCCTCATgcttaaatcaaaataaagtgGAATATAAACCATTCTCATTAACTGGTTAGCNNNNNNNNNNAGAGTATTCAtgagaaatggaaaaagaaaagaaggagaACAGCAGGGTTACAACGCCTACAAGTTGAACGCCcagaaaagaattaattatgaagTCTAGAGGTTAAATTTGCAGCAGTAAGAagacaataaagaaaaaagaacaacagGGGACCGAATAAGTAACGAAAGCTAATCAAGAGggtattattttcttaatgtgCATTAGTTAAAGTAAACTCAAATGAGCATATGGGCAAAAACAACAGCACAATGTATTTACACAACTATTTGAACAGCAAAAGATCCAAACAAGAAAAGTAAAGGAATATTTAAGTGACCAAAGACTAGAAACTCAGGTAGCAAATATACAGCAGAACAACAAGGAGTGAGAAAGAATGCAAAGGAGCATGCAGAAAGAAGTCAGAACCAAACATTTAAATTAGCCAGACCAGTATGCTACACCAACCATACATAACCCATAATGTATCTTTTATGCCTATGATTCTAGATGTTAGCACCTCCGAGAATATGCATGTAATATCTATGGAAAAAGCATGCAAAACTTCAATCCAGCTTCAATAGAATTACTTGTAGAAATAAGACAAGCATTCAATACCATTATgatatcaaaaattaatataataaactaGTATAAGAGAACTGAATTTTGTCATGCAACAAAATTGTAATCCAAACTGTGTAATTgaactacataattatttgcaATTAGATGGAACAGTAGTAGTATCATAAATGCACACACCTTAAAGTACCGAAAAAATGGATATTTCACAATCTGTTGGAGCAACGGATTCAGCACCTCCTCATTGATACGGTCGACAGTCTGATAATCACAACAACAGTCCTCCACAATTCCATGATATTTAGGTCCGTCCTGCAAACATATGTTTCCATGCACCAGAAAGTTAAGAAGACACTATCAAAGACAAAATTGAAAGCCAACATTTCCAAGCGCTACTTAACTTCACTATAAGCTCAAACATCACACTGAATTATATGtctaaaaatttcaactccaacttcattaaatataacaatcaCTTCTCACCAGATCGATCATTCGCCTTCAGGAGTACAATTTAACTCAACTATTTTGGAAgagagaataagaaaaaataaaaataaataaatgatgaaacaTTAATGTTAATGTAGTTCGACAAACTTACAAGACACAAAATTACTTTACCcgcaattaattttttttttttaaaaaaaaaaaaacaaaatcctgCAGTCCTAACAATCAACCATTCTTCCACAAAAGTAGTACAGGAAATCCTCCATTGCAcgcaatttcttttttcttcacaaACGGGAGAGTAAAAGCAATTGGCTAACCAGAATTGAATAGTGAAATAGAGAGCTTAAATTTGTACCCAGGatgaaaattcagaaatacCTGAGAACAGTAACAGGTTTTGATCCGATGAATGAGGGAGGTGACGGGAGAATTTCTCGGAACGAATCCGATACCgaggagaagaaaaatgacGGCGCCGATTGAAATCC encodes:
- the LOC105167284 gene encoding endoplasmic reticulum oxidoreductin-1 isoform X2, with protein sequence MVKSENEQRKRVNQRTWISIGAVIFLLLGIGFVPRNSPVTSLIHRIKTCYCSQDGPKYHGIVEDCCCDYQTVDRINEEVLNPLLQQIVKYPFFRYFKVKLWCDCPFWPDDGMCRLRDCSVCECPENEFPETFRKSSGSVLSSDDLVCQEGKPEATVDRTIDVKAFKGWMEVDNPWTNDDETDNAEMTYVNLQLNPERYTGYSGPSARRIWDAIYLENCQKYPSGECQERRILYKLISGLHSSISVHIAAEYLLDEKTNMWGQKLSLLYDRVLKYPDRVRNLYFTFLFVLRSVTKAADYLEQADYDTGNPVEDLNTQLLMKKLLYDHKLQTACPKPFDEAKMWKGQSGPELMKQTQIQFRNISAVMDCIGCEKCRLWGKLQILGLGTALKILFSENGQDQSGQHLQLQRNEVIALVNLLNRLSESVKFVHEMGPSAERMFGKIIGGPTDQISHQF
- the LOC105167284 gene encoding endoplasmic reticulum oxidoreductin-1 isoform X1, producing MVKSENEQRKRVNQRTWISIGAVIFLLLGIGFVPRNSPVTSLIHRIKTCYCSQDGPKYHGIVEDCCCDYQTVDRINEEVLNPLLQQIVKYPFFRYFKVKLWCDCPFWPDDGMCRLRDCSVCECPENEFPETFRKSSGSVLSSDDLVCQEGKPEATVDRTIDVKAFKGWMEVDNPWTNDDETDNAEMTYVNLQLNPERYTGYSGPSARRIWDAIYLENCQKLDPSGECQERRILYKLISGLHSSISVHIAAEYLLDEKTNMWGQKLSLLYDRVLKYPDRVRNLYFTFLFVLRSVTKAADYLEQADYDTGNPVEDLNTQLLMKKLLYDHKLQTACPKPFDEAKMWKGQSGPELMKQTQIQFRNISAVMDCIGCEKCRLWGKLQILGLGTALKILFSENGQDQSGQHLQLQRNEVIALVNLLNRLSESVKFVHEMGPSAERMFGKIIGGPTDQISHQF